A single genomic interval of Rosistilla ulvae harbors:
- a CDS encoding DUF1559 domain-containing protein: protein MLRTVRQRRVGFTLVELLVVIAIIGILVGLLLPAVQAAREAARRMQCSNNMKQLGLALHNYHDTYQCFPANAGVTLPRSPSIQNESWASWSGLASILPFIEQGPLYDQIDFRYNFDANIAGVAEHSSVVRRVRIDAFVCPSDPGSSVAYNADMAPTSYCFSHGPAAARDLGAGSEPGVFDKGFFCKFRDITDGTSNTLAMSEAKIGMDQGQWNTGSNNRNESYRVVVGSTLTHALGGKNNVFYNTAAHIAAINTYYDTCLGMYDAGTGWDTQSDEQGRHWGWGGAFRGPFITTLKGPNSGPSCDNDASVTDMSIKEPSSYHPGGVMALRADASVSFVGETTDQATWIAAGSRNFGEVVSLP from the coding sequence ATGTTGAGGACTGTTCGTCAACGCCGTGTCGGCTTTACCCTTGTCGAATTGTTGGTCGTGATCGCGATCATCGGTATTTTAGTTGGGCTGTTGTTGCCAGCCGTTCAAGCGGCGCGGGAAGCGGCCCGTCGAATGCAATGTTCCAACAACATGAAACAACTGGGCCTGGCACTGCATAACTACCACGACACCTATCAGTGCTTCCCCGCCAACGCGGGAGTCACCCTGCCGCGTTCACCTAGCATTCAAAACGAATCGTGGGCATCGTGGAGCGGATTGGCCAGCATCCTGCCCTTCATCGAACAGGGCCCGTTGTATGACCAAATCGATTTCAGATACAACTTCGACGCCAATATCGCTGGCGTTGCCGAACACAGTAGCGTCGTCCGACGCGTTCGCATCGACGCTTTTGTCTGCCCCAGCGACCCCGGTTCGTCGGTCGCTTATAACGCCGACATGGCGCCAACCAGCTATTGCTTCTCGCATGGTCCCGCTGCGGCGCGAGACCTTGGTGCCGGCAGTGAACCGGGCGTCTTCGATAAAGGTTTCTTCTGCAAGTTCCGTGACATCACCGATGGGACATCCAATACTCTCGCCATGTCGGAAGCCAAAATCGGGATGGACCAGGGACAATGGAACACCGGTTCGAACAATCGTAATGAGAGCTATCGTGTGGTCGTCGGATCGACGTTGACCCACGCACTGGGTGGCAAGAATAACGTCTTCTACAACACCGCGGCGCACATCGCTGCGATCAATACCTACTATGACACCTGCTTAGGCATGTATGACGCAGGGACCGGTTGGGATACGCAAAGCGATGAACAAGGCCGGCACTGGGGATGGGGCGGAGCGTTCCGCGGTCCGTTTATCACAACGCTGAAAGGGCCGAACTCCGGACCCAGTTGTGACAACGATGCATCGGTCACCGACATGTCGATCAAGGAGCCCAGCAGTTATCATCCTGGCGGCGTGATGGCGTTGCGTGCCGACGCGTCGGTTTCATTCGTCGGCGAAACGACCGATCAAGCAACTTGGATTGCAGCAGGCAGTCGCAACTTTGGCGAAGTCGTTTCGCTTCCTTAA